A window from Carassius gibelio isolate Cgi1373 ecotype wild population from Czech Republic chromosome B3, carGib1.2-hapl.c, whole genome shotgun sequence encodes these proteins:
- the nat15 gene encoding N-alpha-acetyltransferase 60 produces MTDVVPNTALSEIKLRLLCHDDIERIKVLCGEWFPIEYPDSWYHDITSNKKFFSLAATFRGGIVGMIVAEIKSRTKVHKEDGDILASSFPVDTQVAYILSLGVVKEFRKHGIGSLLLDSLKEHISTTAQDHCKAIYLHVLTTNNTAIHFYEDRDFKQHHYLPYYYSIRGVLKDGFTYVLYINGGHPPWTLFDYIHHLGSALASLSPCSIPQRIYRQAQNLLRSFLPWSGISSKSGIEYSRTM; encoded by the exons ATGACCGACGTGGTGCCTAACACCGCCCTCAGTGAAATAAAGCTCCGCCTGCTCTGCCACGATGACATAGAGAGAATAAAAGTGCTCTGTGGAGAGTGGTTTCCCATTGA GTATCCGGACTCATGGTACCATGACATCACATCAAATAAGAAGTTCTTCTCTCTGGCTGCCACCTTTAGAGGGGGAATTGTCGGGATGATTGTGGCAGAAATAAAAAGCAGAACGAAAGTGCACAAAGAG GATGGAGACATCTTGGCCTCCAGCTTTCCTGTTGACACTCAAGTTGCGTACATCCTGAGTTTAGGGGTCGTGAAGGAGTTTCGAAAACATGGAATAG GCTCTCTGTTACTAGACAGTCTAAAGGAGCACATCTCCACCACGGCACAGGACCACTGTAAAGCCATCTACCTGCATGTGCTCACCACTAATAACACTGCCATTCACTTCTATGAGGACAGAGACTTTAAACAGCACCACTATTTACCGTATTATTACTCTATACGAGGAGTGCTGAAGGATGGCTTCACCTACGTCCTCTACATCAATGGCGGACATCCTCCATGGACTCTCTT TGATTATATTCATCATTTAGGTTCGGCACTGGCCAGTCTGAGCCCCTGCTCAATCCCTCAGAGAATTTACCGGCAAGCACAGAATCTGCTGCGCAGCTTTCTGCCGTGGTCGGGCATCTCTTCCAAGAGCGGCATCGAGTACAGCAGAACAATGTGA